The Globicephala melas chromosome X, mGloMel1.2, whole genome shotgun sequence genome window below encodes:
- the CYLC1 gene encoding LOW QUALITY PROTEIN: cylicin-1 (The sequence of the model RefSeq protein was modified relative to this genomic sequence to represent the inferred CDS: inserted 4 bases in 3 codons; deleted 1 base in 1 codon; substituted 1 base at 1 genomic stop codon) codes for MSMPKREVNIRTYDNSLPIRESSRKLWNQQYFXFTFPKQPQPGSKKRLRPSETQTAVLYFVEHISVNVRQHDKRNLDEAQKPAHIWIIHSLRKTFQRSSINLTIRRQASLRHSYTLITHSKKAESKKSKDDKKGINLKKVSKKAIGPHKTTLESKKTVNNEKPKRGNKAVKTPSKSSHESQLSKKSKSNSEANPESKGSKSVSIKDXKKDKRYSKDSREMDFESICTKKYYRSXKNNRDAKSEICSKSSSNMDLMMYLEESGSEPMEFDMWLNNYSQNNFKKLPKKDAKKDTKGKGSDAESEDSKDAKKDEKKDKKSAMKDSKKGAKKDTESTDAESGNSKDAKKDSKKDDKKDGQKDAEESVDSKDAKKNSKKDDKEKDAKKDVVSTDADSESEGDTKMGKKXSKKDDKRKSAMKSEESTETKSDWESKTDKRIKRRLRRFKKDAKKKDAKKDLESSDAESDVSSEKNLKKPETLKSSDAESEESLYKLRPKRIVDESDVTSTASKKEALEPKGNFKMPSKRTTFKEKGKKVGTRRVPPSRERPPLLPCETLLPSPKAKRLCGCQNPPPPPKPRYAPLV; via the exons TCAGGGAATCAAGCAGAAAATTATGGAATCAACAATACT ACTTTACATTTCCCAAACAACCACAGCCAGGTAGTAAAAAGAGATTAAGACCTTCAGAAACACAAACTGCAGTTCTT tattttgttgagcatatTTCCGTcaatgttcgtca ACATGACAAAAGAAATTTAGATGAAGCTCAGAAGCCAGCTCATATATGGATAATACattcattaagaaaaacatttcaaaggtCATCTATTAATTTAACTATCAGGAGACAGGCTTCACTCAGACATTCTTATACTCTTATCACTCATTCTAAAAAGGCAGAATCTAAAAAGTCCAAAGATgacaaaaaaggaataaatttgaAGAAAGTTTCCAAGAAAGCTATAGGCCCACACAAAACAACTTTAGAATCCAAGAAAACAGTAAATAATGAGAAacctaaaagaggaaataaagcagTTAAAACTCCATCAAAATCATCACATGAAAGTCAACTATCTAAGAAGTCAAAGTCCAATTCAGAAGCAAACCCAGAATCCAAAGGTTCTAAGTCAGTCTcaataaagg aaaaaaaagataagagatattCAAAGGATTCCAGGGAGATGGATTTTGAATCCATATGTACAAAGAAGTATTATAGGAGCTGAAAGAACAATCGTGATGCCAAATCAGAGATTTGCTCAAAAAGTAGTTCAAATATGGATTTAATGATGTATTTAGAGGAGTCTGGTTCTGAACCCATGGAATTTGATATGTGGTTAAATAACTACtcacagaataattttaaaaagcttccaaaGAAGGATGCAAAAAAGGATACAAAGGGGAAGGGCTCTGATGCTGAATCTGAAGATTCAAAAGATGCaaagaaagatgagaagaaagataagaaaagtgCAATGAAAGACAGCAAGAAGGGTGCAAAGAAGGACACAGAGTCTACTGATGCAGAATCTGGAAACTCAAAGGATGCAAAGAAAGATTCAAAGAAAGATGACAAAAAAGATGGCCAGAAGGATGCAGAAGAATCTGTAGATTCAAAAGatgcaaagaaaaattcaaagaaagatgACAAGGAAAAGGATGCCAAGAAGGATGTTGTGTCTACTGATGCTGATTCTGAATCTGAAGGGGATACAAAAATGggtaaaaa ttcaaagaaagatgACAAAAGGAAGTCTGCAATGAAGTCTGAAGAGTCTACTGAAACCAAGTCTGATTGGGAATCAAAGACGGACAAGAGGATTAAAAGAAGGTTAAGA AGATTCAAAAAAGATGCAAAAAAGAAGGATGCAAAGAAGGACCTAGAGTCTAGTGATGCTGAATCTGATGTGTCTTCCGAGAAAAACCTAAAGAAGCCTGAAACATTGAAAAGTTCAGATGCTGAATCTGAAGAGTCACTATATAAACTTAGGCCTAAAAGGATAGTTGATGAATCAGATGTCACATCTACAGCTTCAAAGAAGGAAGCACTGGAACCAAAGGGAAATTTCAAAATGCCATCCAAAAGGACTACAttcaaagaaaaagggaaaaaagtaggTACACGTAGAGTTCCTCCATCAAGAGAAAGACCACCACTACTTCCTTGTGAGACTTTACTGCCATCACCTAAGGCCAAACGTCTCTGTGGGTGCCAGAAtcctcctccacctccaaaaCCAAGATATGCTCCTTTGGTATGA